The stretch of DNA atttaattttaatctatttttttaatttaaacatattttttaacacaaattgttatttttttctggGTTTACAAGCCTTGAATTGTTACCGTTGACTCATtgagaaagaataaaaaagcCCATACCCAAAAatccaaaggaaaaaaaaaaacgaaaaaagaaaactcTACAAGAACCAAAAATCGTCTTCTAACTTTGGTGACCAACTATGAGTTTTTCGTTTTCTGCATGGTAGCAATTTTCATAGCTTCTTTGCAATTTGCAAATGAAAATATTCATGTCAATTAGTGCTTTCATTCTGCCAAAAAGGTACGTGTGGTCAAGATTCAAGACTGATAAGTTATCTCACACACggtagaaaaaagaaaaacattaaattttcTTCTAACGTGtatcaattatcaaaattcAAGTTATATTTTACtcgttttttaaataaatatatttgtgaACTATTATTACTTAGACAtagtcataaataataataaaaaatttaattaataatatctgATTCACcactaatttaatttgatataaaagaaaactttttattagtggtgaaaatataacaatttaaaaataccTAAGAATTTACCTATACATGTGATCCAACTATATAAATAACAATTTAGAGGTTCTTATTTGCACAAAAGATTATCAACTTCCACAAAGGCCAAAACCATATTAACAAGAGTAATGTAATAATAAGGGTAAATTTATACAATGTATTAATTTCCTTGGAAAAATCAAAGATAGTAGCACCCAACAATTTCATTACATTGTTGAAATTCAAGTCATATACAATATTGGTTCTAGTCTAAAATACAATGAAATGCAACATATGGCTCATTCTAGACCAACTTGTAGTAGCATGTGTTTTCAGAGAGAAGAACCTCATAACCCTTTCCACAAGGGCACCTAAAAATAATTCTTACACACCTATCAGCCCACTCTACACTCacagcttcttcttctcctttccaATTATCATTGTCCTGCAACAACAATATATCATTACAAAATTCACTTGCTATAATTGAAAATGACAATGAAGGAAGCATTGACCTCAAAAACACTACTAACAAAAAGCATCATTTCAATGGCCTTAATATAAATCATATTGGTGAATTCACAAAAGATAACACAACACTTTATGCATAGTTTCTTgacatcaaaatcaaattcaaacctGAGGTGGGACTTCAGCAACCACACACTCtccgaattcttcttcttctcctcctcctctaacttttccctcttctttttcttcattttcttttccttctccgtcttctttttctcctccttcttcttcttcttcctcctcctcggATTCCAATGCTTTATGGCACAATTGCAGAACCTCTTTAAAGCGTTCCTTCATCTTTTGCACCTTCTACATGCACACCAAaagcaaggaaagaaaaaacaatCTTTTTAAAAAGAACGAAGAAAACCCCATGATTCCATACCCAAAAATTAGAGTAAAAACCGAAacttttttcaagaaaaaacaTGTTCTTGAAATTTACCATTGAAAAATCTGGAGTGGTGGTTTCTTCAGAGCTCAATGAGCGAGACAAGATCTTCGGCGGCGAAGGAGTGACATCAGACACAGTCCTCCTCAGACTCGGCGGCAGTGGTGGCAGCCCGGAACCGGTGCCCGCCTCCGGCGATGATCCGGCGAAACCCTTCGCCGAAGTTGGAGGCTTAGTTGGGTCGGAAACACAGCGGCGGAGAACCGGGTGGCCGTCGGAGCTGTTTCCGGTGAGGGCGGCAATGCTCATCGGAAGCGAAACGGAGGAGAATCCTTGAAGGTCGGGGCTATCTTGATCCCAGAAGTGCCTCTTAGCCCTCCGTTCGGCGGAGGAGGTGTCCGGCGAGGGCCGTTTCATTGAATTGGAGCCGGAAGGAGTAGTGGCGCCGCATTGCTGGTTGGGGTGGCGGTGGTAGAACTGGCATACACCACTTGCGGTGGCCGGAGTTGGGACACGAACGGCGGCGGAGGTGTTGTGTTGGAGCAAGGAGAGGTCAATGGGTTGAAGTGAGTCTCTGAGTCGGAGCAACTCGGTGGAtagttgttgttcttgttcttgatgATGAAGGTTATGCactccttccattttttttttcttgaatcagTTTCTTGAGCTTTTTcgatctctttcttcttcttcttcttctttttttttttcttttctgttttttctttctttctttctctctctctctctgtgagAATGAATGAAGGTTTGGTTGTGACAAATATAATAAGGAGGGTGAGGAAGAAAAGGAACGTTGTGAAGGCTTTTAAATGTAACGGTTTTTGGCGGGTTAGTTGCAATATAATTTAGCTCCCttttattttttccatttttattcTTGCATTTAAATTTTAGGTAAATTCTGTACggtcatttttatttaattatatacatCTCGCCACTTCATTCTTAAttcctaataataataacaataataacaataataataataataataataataataataataataataatactccTTTTCTTtcaagatatttaaaaaatactctccttctttatttataaaattatttataaaatgtataCTACAAAACTAAAATGATATgtactttaatttattatttgaccaaaaatacctttttaatGATAAGTATAATTATgtgtataattaataaaaattgtgTGATTGatttaaacaataataataatataaaataatatttattcctgtaataaaacttattttaaaatatttaatttaaggttttatatatttaatgattaattttaaaatattaaagataaataaaatttgttacattagcaataaatatattttatattattactattatttgacatttttttaattttaatattgggAGAAACATGGAGTATGACCAACTTATGGGAGTGCATGGGTTTCATCAGCGTGTGACAACTGTGATCAAGTAATTAGATGGTTCGATTTAAGAACGGTAATCAAACGGTCCAATTTAAAGCATAACAGGTACACAATCGGACCGTTCAATTTATACATCCCCAAGACACGGGTCAGCTATGCAACCACCCCATTCCCTCAATGCTTAACTTGTATAGTCCGAAATCCCCCATCTTTTTCATCTTTCTTACTTTTGTTTCAACATTCTCTAACTTCACCATCTTCAACCTCCATTGATGATGAAATTTaaggtttgaaaaaaaaaaatttggaccACCAACCTTTAACAATGCTAAGAAGAAGGAAAGTAAAAGACGTCAATCGTCCGAAACTCCACATTATTAATTATCTTGATCATCCtaattatgtaaattttttttaataatttaatttaattaaaataatagtagTTAGTAGTGATCAAATATAGTGATAATGTTAGAAGTTAGTAGTGATAAAATATAGTGACAATATTAGAGATTAGTGTAGTGCTaatgtttaaatattttgatttaattaagaTAATAGTGATAATGTTAGAGATTAAGTAATTTATTATGACCGTGATAATGTTAGAAATTAGTGTAgtactaatttttaaatattttgatttaattaagataatagtgataatgttaaaaattagtaataatataataaattatagtgATAATATTAGAGATTAgtatagtaataataattggatgtatgataataaattaattgttatCAATTGTTTTGtggtaataatttttattaaaatgtgtTGGTACGAATGATAAtaacataattaatattaattgttattaattgcAGTAATAACTTTTTTAGGATTATATgtgtaataataaattaaataatatgagTTGTTATTAATATAGTAATCATTTTTATTAAGATTATAGGTTTGACCATAAATAAATTGAGtagtatttataaattttaaaattgttttaatataataatcgTTAAAACTGACATAattaatgtattattattattattattattattattattattattattattattattattattattattattattatacaaattttatttgttaattaaaaaaggTTACATTTGTGTAATGTGGTCTATGGTTACGTTTTGTAAGATTTATGGATGTTGCAATGTGACCATTACTTGCCGCCGGATCCGTACAATCTAATAGTGGAGGAGAATTTATGGGGCATCGGCTTTTATCACGTTTCACAGATTGGAGTTGTCCAATGTCAGTCGGCATTGGTAAATGTTTTGATCGAGAGATGGCGCCATGAGACTCACATTCTATTTTCCGGTTGGTGAGTGTGCTGTGACGCTGGAGGACGTGATGATAATTCTTGGTCTTCTGACGAATGGTCTGCCAGTTACAGGATCGACACTCAATAGTTATGAGACGTTAGAGGCTGAATGCTTGGatcagtttggtgttgcaccTAGGAAGGCAGACTGTAGAGGAAGTTTCATCAAGTTGACATGGTTTCGAGGATTGAAGGATCATTTAGTGTTGGCTGATGATATTTACATTCAGAGATACGTGAAGTGCCATATAATGTTATTGTTTGGGACCGTTATATTTGGAGATAAGTCTGGGGCAGCGCTGCACTGGAAGTTTCTACCATTACTCCGTAATTTTGCTGGGATCATACAGTTTAGTTGGAGATTGGCATACCTGGCACACCTGTATAGAGCATTGTGTAGGGCAACTCGTGTCGACTGTAAGGAGATTGATGGTCCACTGACACTTTTGCTTACCTGGGCTTGGATCCATCTACCATTTTTTGCGCTGATTCCTGGCAATCCTCGACTCTTTCCGATTGCAAACAGGTAAATTTAATTACTATATGCTTTGAAAAAGTGTAGCACgctgttttttaaatttgattgataaAAGTTAATTAAGAAATTGTCTGATGTCAGGTGGCATAACTGGGAGCGTGCTGATCGACCCTATAGATATCGTAGTCTTGCTCACTTTAGGAGAGCATTGAATAATCTGGAAGAAGGACAGTATAAACAACGTTCAGTATAATAACTGGGTTAAAGAATAACTGTAATAGTAACTATCATACCGATATTGACGATAAGCTTCTGTAGATACGGAGCCTTGAACTTCCTCAAGAAGTTGGACTCTATGTGTCTGATACAAAACATGCGGAATATTTTGAGAGGAGACCAAGATCCGTTACTACGAGTAATAGCTGACCTGATGGAATCGTGCCGATTGGAGATAAGGCCCACACCATCACGTTTCACAACATGTTGTCGCAAGTTACTAAGAAAAAAGTGTCAAGTCTCAGATATCTATCCCTCAGTTTTGGgttggatatatatatataaacctaAATCAGACCGTCCGATCGCTTTCTTCatgattcaaatttttttgaccACTCAAATTGCGCAATCCGATTAGTGGAAAGGcccaccaaaaaaaaattggaaacaTAGAAATCGGTGGGTCCGATTTCATTGTCCAGCCAAATTTTTGTCTTCAAGCTTTGAAATCGGTTGGTCCGATTTCTTTGGACCACAAAAATTGTACCATCCATGCATGAAATTGATGGGTCCAATTTCTTTACAAACAGACATCTTTCAACCACAAATCGAATGgtctaatttgtgttttctttcAGCTGTAAAAAATCGAAcggtccaatttttttttacctaaCTACTGTCACAATAGTGTAAAACTCTCCTAAATTCCATAACTCGACGTTACACCAAACTTGGTCTCATATGCAACAAAATTAGCCATTAtttgaatcaatcaaacaaCCAGTACTAATTTATGTATACTTATaatgattataaaaaaaaaaatcatttttaataaaataaactaaattttatgtttttagttttataaaaaaataacaaatatatattataaataaataataagataatcaaatttaaaatatctcacaGAAGAAAAAAGTgtcttcaaataataataataataataataataataataataataataataataataataatagttgtCTACTTAAACGCATTGTAAACTATTTTAACCTCAACTTGATAAGTAACTAATAGCTTAACGTGAAATCAAGCTTTAAATAACGTAATCTTATTAGGgcatgtatttttattttatatcgacaattatttcatattattaaattattttagtatataatggGTTTTGAGGCAAGTCAAACTTAGATATGTGTATGTATGTATCTAATATCTACGTATGGAGATCCACAACCACAACCACAGGAAGATTATCTCACATGTCACGCTTTTGGACTCCATGCTAACTAAGTTAACTTGGATTCAACCTGGTCCCATGTCAcgccattttttcttttcaaacaaCGCAGCTACAAAGTATTCATTTCtgtagtaattaaaatttagactACGCGAacaaatgttttaaaattattttcaggttaattttttttaacaaaattaatatgtattattGTAGGTTTAAAATAGTAAGAGAAATTAATTATCTTAAATACCATAcatatcataattaattaattaaaggtaTTATAGAAGAAGTCactgatttaaattcaatataaaatttagttattCATTATAACAGTAATGTTATTGTTGATT from Arachis duranensis cultivar V14167 chromosome 4, aradu.V14167.gnm2.J7QH, whole genome shotgun sequence encodes:
- the LOC107486117 gene encoding uncharacterized protein LOC107486117, giving the protein MEGVHNLHHQEQEQQLSTELLRLRDSLQPIDLSLLQHNTSAAVRVPTPATASGVCQFYHRHPNQQCGATTPSGSNSMKRPSPDTSSAERRAKRHFWDQDSPDLQGFSSVSLPMSIAALTGNSSDGHPVLRRCVSDPTKPPTSAKGFAGSSPEAGTGSGLPPLPPSLRRTVSDVTPSPPKILSRSLSSEETTTPDFSMDNDNWKGEEEAVSVEWADRCVRIIFRCPCGKGYEVLLSENTCYYKLV
- the LOC107486116 gene encoding protein MAIN-LIKE 2-like, coding for MRLTFYFPVGECAVTLEDVMIILGLLTNGLPVTGSTLNSYETLEAECLDQFGVAPRKADCRGSFIKLTWFRGLKDHLVLADDIYIQRYVKCHIMLLFGTVIFGDKSGAALHWKFLPLLRNFAGIIQFSWRLAYLAHLYRALCRATRVDCKEIDGPLTLLLTWAWIHLPFFALIPGNPRLFPIANRWHNWERADRPYRYRSLAHFRRALNNLEEGQYKQRSV